Proteins co-encoded in one Spirosoma endbachense genomic window:
- a CDS encoding sensor histidine kinase: MNLSPGISTINYRHPANVFALAGQESNLCLKTNQPMLLSLLTNEIRYRGYIRLLFHALMLAGIGTLVGIFYLSWFGQGGFTIGTWAPYLREVAGVAMQYYMLVWLFRNVGTRLIFLLPGLLAYYWLTYTYYFVTAIQVYHYTNVDDFSGAAYHFIQHKDQYWQTLFSFNTLMRLVRFPMLMTLFPLLLWAGVEAYRRQILHTQLEYNYLKSQVNPHFLFNVLNSIYALTEEENPRAAQIVQQLSGMMRYTLYETSEALVPLTRELDFIRDYVALEKLRTGKRLSLTIELLDTIDKPLQIAPFILITFVENAFKHGVENTTKKALVTISVQLQNERLHLHVSNSKPQTQKSTTNGLGLANVRKRLTMLYPGRYSLQVNDTDSAYSVDLYIQLRSLSLPTSSKATATENPLLFNK, encoded by the coding sequence ATGAATCTATCGCCTGGCATTTCAACGATTAACTATCGACATCCAGCGAATGTATTTGCTTTAGCCGGACAGGAGTCAAATCTTTGTCTTAAAACCAATCAGCCTATGCTACTAAGCCTGCTCACGAACGAAATCCGATACCGGGGTTATATACGGCTTCTGTTTCATGCCCTGATGCTGGCTGGTATTGGCACCTTAGTGGGCATTTTCTATCTATCCTGGTTTGGGCAAGGAGGATTTACAATAGGTACCTGGGCGCCATATTTACGCGAAGTGGCCGGTGTGGCGATGCAATATTATATGTTGGTCTGGCTATTCCGAAACGTTGGGACCAGACTTATTTTCCTGCTTCCTGGCCTATTGGCTTATTACTGGCTTACGTATACCTATTATTTTGTAACAGCCATTCAGGTCTATCACTACACAAATGTCGATGACTTTTCGGGTGCAGCCTATCACTTTATCCAGCATAAAGACCAGTACTGGCAAACGCTGTTCTCCTTCAATACTCTGATGCGACTGGTGCGTTTCCCGATGCTGATGACGCTCTTTCCGCTCCTGTTGTGGGCTGGTGTAGAAGCTTACCGTCGGCAAATTCTCCACACTCAACTGGAATACAATTATCTTAAAAGTCAGGTTAATCCTCATTTTCTGTTCAATGTACTGAATAGCATCTACGCCCTGACCGAAGAAGAAAACCCGCGAGCCGCTCAAATTGTGCAGCAACTGTCGGGCATGATGCGGTATACACTGTACGAAACCAGCGAAGCATTAGTACCGCTTACGAGGGAACTGGATTTTATACGCGACTATGTGGCCTTGGAAAAGCTACGAACGGGCAAACGCCTTTCGTTAACGATAGAGTTACTCGATACGATTGATAAACCCCTACAAATCGCCCCATTTATTCTGATCACGTTTGTCGAAAATGCCTTTAAGCATGGTGTTGAGAACACCACAAAAAAAGCCTTGGTCACGATTTCCGTTCAGTTACAGAATGAGCGACTTCATTTGCACGTGTCGAATAGTAAACCCCAGACCCAAAAGTCAACTACGAATGGGTTGGGGCTGGCTAATGTTCGTAAACGGCTAACGATGCTATATCCAGGCCGATACTCCCTTCAGGTTAACGATACCGATAGTGCTTATTCCGTTGATCTTTACATACAGCTTCGGTCGTTATCACTACCTACCAGCTCAAAGGCAACGGCAACAGAAAACCCATTATTATTCAACAAATAA
- a CDS encoding efflux RND transporter permease subunit, with amino-acid sequence MSVTEIAIKRPTLVVVAFTILGILGFISYKSLNYTLLPKFDASVVTVITTYPGAAAGEVENSVTRKLEDAVSSLENLKNISSTSQEGLSIIQIELAASANPNQALQDAQRKVNAVLSQLPDEVESPTLQKFSTDDVPVIRMGIRANLEATKLYDLVDDQIRTQLTKVDGVGQVTLTGGREREIRIGIDPNKLKLYNLSLAQVTQAVNSANLDYPTGRIETDQAQYAIRLAGKFTDINQIRNAALITSATGTKVVLNDVATVTDGVADATTINRINGRESIGISIQKQTDANAVAISQQVRGILGGIEKQYANIGLKFEITSDSSTYTLASADGVIFDLEFAVVLVALVMLLFLHSIRNAFIVMVSVPASIISVFVPMYVLGFTLNLMTLMALSLVVGILVDDSIVVLENIYRHLEMGKNRRTAALDGRNEIGFTAVAITMVDVVVFLPLVFVQGLIANIIREFSLVVVFSTLMSLVVSFTITPLLASRFAKETDLNGPGLGKRFLSWFERQFDSLKHGYARLLIWSLRHKRWVYLTAIVLLIGSFGLVGGGFIGTTFFPQSDQGEFIVQIEGEPFNSLAETNRICQKIEKQLMGNKLVRKVNSNVGYSSSASGGGLGSTPYHKAEITVTIVPKQERIISIEQFAAQTKAEILKTPGLNVKSAPVGITGGANAAPIQILLQGNTQQELQQAAAIVKQVVKSVSGTTDVELAVDDPKPELKVNLDRRKMAQYGVSVANVGATLQTAFSGNTDSKYRVGSRDYDIRVELNRFNRQSKDDVGNLTVPDAQGKLIEVRQIADLQLGTGATQLTRYNRVGSLFVNANVVGRPTGTVGTEIDNILKTKELPGGVTYKLKGDLERQSDAFSSLGIALGLAITFVYLLMVALYNSYFRPFVVLFSIPMAIIGAFLALALAEQPISFFVMLGMIMLIGLVAKNAILLVDFANAQKEEGKSTVDALVEAGRERIRPILMTTIAMAIGLLPMALATGDGSESKNGLAWVIIGGLISSLLLTLVLVPTVYLTFENIFNSFRRFYGRVTGKKDKPVSANPAEV; translated from the coding sequence ATGTCAGTAACAGAAATAGCCATTAAACGCCCGACGCTGGTTGTAGTGGCTTTTACTATCCTGGGCATTTTAGGTTTTATATCCTACAAAAGCCTGAACTACACCCTGTTGCCAAAGTTCGATGCGTCGGTCGTGACCGTCATTACGACCTATCCGGGGGCCGCTGCGGGGGAGGTCGAAAATTCGGTGACGCGCAAACTCGAAGATGCCGTGTCGTCGCTCGAAAATCTGAAAAACATCAGTTCGACGAGCCAGGAAGGGTTGTCGATTATTCAAATCGAGCTGGCTGCCAGTGCTAACCCTAATCAGGCCTTGCAGGATGCACAACGAAAAGTGAATGCGGTTCTTTCGCAATTGCCCGACGAAGTAGAGTCACCGACCCTGCAAAAATTCTCGACCGACGATGTGCCCGTTATTCGGATGGGGATTCGTGCGAATCTGGAAGCGACCAAACTCTATGATCTGGTCGATGATCAGATTCGGACACAGCTGACAAAAGTAGACGGCGTCGGTCAGGTTACACTGACGGGTGGCCGCGAGCGCGAAATCCGGATTGGTATCGATCCGAATAAACTGAAGCTTTATAACCTGTCGCTGGCACAGGTAACACAGGCGGTCAACTCGGCCAACCTCGATTACCCAACCGGTCGTATCGAAACCGATCAGGCTCAGTATGCCATCCGGCTGGCTGGTAAATTTACCGACATCAACCAGATTCGGAATGCTGCTCTGATCACATCGGCCACGGGCACGAAAGTCGTACTGAACGATGTAGCAACCGTGACAGATGGTGTTGCCGACGCAACAACCATTAACCGGATCAATGGACGCGAATCCATCGGTATATCCATTCAGAAACAAACGGATGCCAACGCGGTAGCGATCAGTCAGCAGGTGCGGGGCATTCTGGGCGGTATTGAAAAACAATATGCCAACATTGGACTGAAATTCGAGATTACCAGCGATTCGTCGACCTATACACTTGCTTCGGCCGACGGGGTAATATTTGATCTTGAATTTGCGGTGGTGCTCGTGGCGCTGGTGATGCTGCTCTTTTTGCACAGCATCCGAAATGCCTTTATCGTTATGGTGTCGGTACCGGCTTCGATTATCTCGGTCTTCGTGCCGATGTATGTGCTCGGTTTCACGCTGAACCTGATGACGTTGATGGCCCTGTCGCTGGTGGTCGGTATTCTGGTCGATGACTCGATTGTGGTACTGGAAAATATCTACCGGCACCTCGAAATGGGTAAAAACCGACGGACGGCTGCACTCGATGGCCGGAATGAAATTGGTTTCACGGCGGTGGCCATTACAATGGTAGACGTGGTGGTGTTTCTGCCACTTGTCTTTGTACAGGGACTGATCGCGAATATCATTCGTGAATTCTCGCTGGTAGTGGTGTTTTCAACGCTCATGTCGCTGGTGGTGTCGTTTACCATTACACCCTTACTGGCCTCACGATTTGCGAAAGAAACAGATCTCAATGGACCTGGTTTGGGCAAGCGGTTTTTGTCATGGTTCGAGCGGCAGTTCGATTCACTCAAGCATGGGTATGCCCGACTACTGATCTGGAGCCTTCGCCATAAACGCTGGGTATATCTTACGGCTATTGTGCTCCTTATCGGGTCGTTTGGCCTGGTTGGTGGAGGATTTATTGGGACGACGTTCTTCCCACAGAGCGATCAGGGCGAATTTATCGTGCAGATTGAGGGCGAACCATTCAACAGCCTGGCCGAGACGAACCGTATCTGTCAGAAGATCGAGAAGCAACTGATGGGTAATAAACTGGTCAGGAAAGTCAACAGCAACGTTGGCTATTCGAGTTCGGCATCGGGTGGAGGACTGGGTTCAACACCCTATCATAAAGCAGAAATTACGGTAACCATTGTTCCGAAACAGGAGCGTATTATTTCGATTGAACAATTTGCTGCTCAAACGAAAGCGGAGATTCTGAAAACGCCCGGCCTGAACGTAAAATCGGCACCAGTAGGCATTACGGGTGGCGCTAATGCCGCTCCGATTCAAATTCTGTTGCAGGGCAATACGCAGCAGGAGCTACAACAGGCAGCGGCCATTGTGAAGCAGGTCGTGAAATCGGTAAGCGGAACCACCGATGTCGAATTAGCCGTAGACGATCCGAAGCCGGAACTCAAAGTAAACCTCGACCGGCGTAAAATGGCGCAATATGGGGTTTCCGTAGCGAATGTAGGGGCGACGTTACAAACCGCTTTTTCGGGAAATACAGACAGTAAATACCGGGTTGGTAGTCGCGATTACGATATTCGGGTAGAGCTGAATAGATTCAACCGCCAGAGTAAAGACGATGTTGGTAATCTTACGGTGCCCGATGCGCAGGGCAAACTAATCGAAGTCCGGCAGATTGCTGATTTGCAACTCGGTACGGGGGCCACTCAATTGACACGGTATAACCGGGTTGGTTCTCTGTTCGTTAACGCCAACGTGGTGGGTCGCCCAACGGGGACGGTCGGTACGGAGATTGATAATATTCTGAAGACCAAAGAGTTGCCCGGTGGCGTAACCTATAAACTAAAGGGCGATCTGGAACGTCAGTCAGATGCTTTCAGTAGTCTGGGTATTGCGCTGGGACTGGCTATTACGTTTGTGTACTTGCTGATGGTTGCCTTGTATAATTCGTATTTCCGGCCGTTTGTGGTCCTGTTCTCCATTCCGATGGCCATTATTGGGGCATTTCTGGCGTTGGCGCTGGCCGAGCAGCCTATTTCGTTCTTCGTTATGCTGGGTATGATCATGCTGATTGGTCTGGTGGCTAAGAACGCTATTCTGCTGGTAGACTTTGCCAACGCGCAGAAAGAAGAAGGGAAAAGTACGGTTGATGCACTCGTGGAAGCAGGTCGTGAACGGATTCGCCCGATTTTGATGACGACCATCGCTATGGCTATTGGTCTGCTACCGATGGCACTGGCTACGGGCGATGGTTCGGAATCGAAGAATGGATTGGCCTGGGTTATTATCGGTGGACTTATCAGTTCGCTGCTGTTAACGCTGGTACTGGTTCCGACTGTATACCTGACATTTGAGAATATTTTTAATAGTTTCCGCCGTTTTTATGGACGAGTGACAGGCAAAAAAGATAAGCCAGTATCCGCAAATCCAGCAGAGGTATAA
- a CDS encoding TolC family protein has translation MKQTMLIVLGLLANWVSAQDAPSGGYTLAQCVEYARVNNPNIKIARVNEQISLAQTQQVIGRNLPQVSVSGSVLDNVKIPVQLLPGELNGQPPGTFIPIQFGTQYNTTLTGRVDQKLFDPSFGLALKAAKISTKVQAQATILAEQTQAYNIARAYYQTLVIDLQKRLTIRDLNSSDTLLQQEQVRLKNGTTREIDFGRIQLNRNNLQSQLEQANRNYEQAINQLKFQMGMPLSETLALQPLAIEKELQVNELPAADSRFFENRPDFQQLVLNTQLQDLNRQSNNRGYYPSLGLYGTYATNAQRREFNFFSGNFPWFQSSTIGLTLSWTPFDGNQRRYRDRENKLNLETLRLQQILTRESAQLSLTNAQVSYQNLVTDIQRERDNIELARRILTVTELEYKEGIATSVTLIDAKDALTTAQNNLANKLISLYQSRLDYENSQGTILQYVTQK, from the coding sequence ATGAAGCAGACTATGCTGATAGTGCTGGGTCTACTGGCAAACTGGGTCAGTGCACAGGATGCGCCGTCGGGTGGGTACACGCTCGCACAGTGTGTTGAGTACGCACGGGTAAATAACCCGAACATTAAGATCGCGCGGGTTAATGAGCAGATATCGCTTGCGCAAACGCAGCAGGTTATCGGTCGAAATCTTCCGCAGGTTTCCGTTTCGGGTTCGGTGCTGGATAACGTTAAGATTCCGGTGCAGTTGCTACCAGGCGAGTTAAATGGGCAACCGCCGGGCACATTTATTCCTATCCAGTTTGGTACCCAATATAATACAACCCTGACCGGGCGCGTCGATCAGAAACTCTTCGATCCTTCGTTTGGATTGGCACTGAAAGCCGCTAAAATTTCGACCAAGGTACAGGCGCAGGCAACCATACTGGCTGAACAAACGCAAGCCTACAACATTGCCAGAGCGTATTACCAGACTCTGGTTATTGATTTACAGAAACGCCTGACCATCCGCGATCTGAACTCGTCCGACACGCTGTTGCAACAGGAGCAGGTTCGGCTAAAAAACGGCACTACACGTGAGATTGACTTTGGGCGTATTCAGTTAAACCGCAATAATTTACAGTCGCAGCTGGAACAGGCAAACCGAAACTACGAACAGGCAATTAACCAGCTGAAATTCCAGATGGGAATGCCACTTTCGGAAACGTTGGCGCTTCAGCCGCTGGCCATTGAAAAAGAGTTACAGGTGAATGAATTACCCGCTGCTGATAGCCGCTTTTTCGAGAATCGCCCTGATTTTCAACAATTAGTGTTGAATACACAGTTGCAGGATCTAAATCGGCAGTCAAACAACCGGGGGTATTATCCATCGCTCGGTCTCTATGGTACATATGCTACCAATGCCCAACGTAGAGAGTTTAATTTTTTCAGCGGAAATTTCCCCTGGTTCCAAAGCTCGACAATTGGCTTGACCTTATCGTGGACGCCTTTCGACGGTAATCAGCGCCGGTATCGTGATCGTGAAAACAAACTGAATCTCGAAACGCTGCGGCTTCAGCAGATTCTGACGCGCGAGTCGGCGCAGTTAAGTCTGACCAATGCCCAGGTAAGCTACCAGAATCTGGTGACCGATATTCAGCGTGAACGTGATAACATCGAACTGGCGCGCAGGATTCTGACCGTTACCGAACTGGAGTACAAGGAAGGAATCGCTACATCGGTCACCTTGATCGATGCCAAAGATGCATTAACCACCGCCCAAAACAACCTGGCGAATAAACTGATTAGTCTGTATCAATCCCGGCTGGATTACGAAAACTCGCAGGGAACCATTCTTCAATACGTCACTCAAAAATAA
- a CDS encoding NADPH-dependent F420 reductase produces MKIGVIGAGNIGHTIARLLVNAGHEVALSNSRGPESLKDVINELGPQARAETVDNAAAFGEIVLLAVPWRSPEALPHPDLVANKVVIDAMNPYSTGGSVIDLGESTSSEEVARRLPDTRLVKAFNTIWFKHLAELGDVSKPEAERRAIFVAGNDLNAKAIVSDLIRAIGFAPIDAGSLREGGRKLEPNAPLYGKELTATEAQETLANL; encoded by the coding sequence ATGAAGATTGGAGTAATCGGGGCCGGTAACATCGGCCATACAATCGCCCGTTTGCTGGTCAACGCCGGTCATGAGGTTGCCTTAAGTAACTCGCGCGGTCCCGAATCATTGAAAGATGTTATTAATGAACTGGGTCCACAGGCCCGTGCCGAAACCGTTGACAATGCAGCCGCTTTCGGCGAAATTGTCTTGCTGGCGGTTCCCTGGCGATCACCCGAAGCACTCCCTCACCCCGATCTGGTCGCGAATAAAGTGGTAATCGACGCCATGAATCCCTACAGCACGGGTGGCAGCGTTATTGATCTGGGCGAGTCAACATCGAGCGAGGAAGTCGCCCGTCGCCTTCCCGACACCCGGCTGGTCAAAGCCTTCAATACGATCTGGTTTAAGCATTTAGCCGAACTGGGCGACGTTTCGAAACCCGAAGCCGAACGCCGGGCGATCTTCGTTGCCGGGAATGATTTAAACGCCAAAGCAATCGTGTCAGACCTAATCCGAGCAATAGGCTTTGCCCCCATCGATGCGGGTTCACTCCGCGAAGGCGGGCGAAAGCTAGAGCCTAACGCGCCCTTATATGGCAAAGAGTTAACCGCAACCGAAGCCCAGGAAACGCTGGCCAACTTATAA
- a CDS encoding efflux RND transporter periplasmic adaptor subunit — protein sequence MKRIIIIGAVAALIALIVFRLINNKKDIEAAKTSSVQFQTTPVVDVQPVSYERLDQNLALLGTVEAQYEGNIISETRGKLQNFKLVLGSFVKKGQQVGYIQDEVQGIVVENNQTAVENAKREMERYERLLKGGAVTQETYQKYKDQYATAILNSKQQQRVLGNGAVVAPISGYVYDKKVENGEYVAVGAVLASVINLQELKLVVNVPEQAVYQLKQGDKATITAQAFPGVTFSGSVHYISPKGDDLHNYPVEIYLSNNSKNQLKAGTLANANFTFKKGVAGLFIPRRALVGGADSASVYVVQNNIARLRKIRLGYDNGDQYQVLDGLKQGEPVVVNGQLNLSNGAKVTVNQNGAAQGKTDTSVAVNP from the coding sequence ATGAAACGAATTATTATTATTGGAGCGGTAGCTGCCCTTATCGCACTGATTGTCTTCCGGTTGATAAACAACAAAAAAGATATTGAGGCCGCCAAGACGTCTTCGGTACAATTCCAGACAACGCCCGTTGTGGATGTACAACCTGTTTCTTATGAGCGTCTCGACCAGAATCTGGCGCTGCTCGGAACGGTAGAAGCACAGTATGAAGGGAACATCATTTCTGAAACGCGCGGAAAGCTTCAGAACTTCAAACTGGTGCTGGGCTCCTTTGTCAAAAAAGGCCAGCAGGTTGGTTATATTCAGGACGAAGTACAGGGCATTGTTGTCGAAAACAATCAGACTGCCGTCGAAAATGCCAAACGCGAAATGGAGCGTTACGAGCGACTTCTGAAAGGTGGAGCCGTAACACAGGAGACCTATCAGAAATACAAAGACCAGTATGCAACCGCTATTCTGAATTCGAAACAGCAGCAGCGTGTGTTGGGCAATGGAGCGGTGGTTGCCCCTATCAGTGGGTATGTATACGACAAGAAAGTGGAAAATGGCGAATATGTTGCCGTGGGCGCGGTTCTGGCATCGGTGATTAATTTACAGGAATTGAAACTGGTCGTTAATGTGCCGGAACAGGCTGTTTATCAGCTTAAACAGGGTGATAAGGCAACCATTACAGCTCAGGCGTTTCCGGGGGTAACTTTTTCGGGAAGTGTTCATTATATCAGCCCTAAAGGTGATGACCTGCACAATTACCCGGTCGAAATTTATCTGAGCAACAACAGCAAAAATCAACTGAAAGCAGGCACGCTGGCTAATGCCAACTTTACCTTCAAAAAAGGGGTTGCCGGATTGTTTATTCCGCGTCGGGCCCTGGTTGGTGGTGCCGACAGTGCCAGTGTTTATGTGGTGCAGAACAACATAGCCCGGCTGCGTAAAATCCGGCTTGGCTACGATAATGGCGATCAATATCAGGTGCTCGATGGCCTGAAACAGGGCGAACCAGTGGTTGTTAATGGTCAGCTGAATCTAAGCAACGGAGCCAAAGTTACTGTTAACCAGAATGGTGCAGCTCAGGGAAAAACGGATACGTCGGTAGCGGTAAATCCTTAA
- a CDS encoding zinc-dependent metalloprotease, with translation MKKRVFALFYLLLSAYSQINAQSPTNTSASIATFTSGMERTPGFLTYYWDAKKGKIWLEIEKFDTEFLYYPTLAQGVGSNDIGLDRGRLGQEHIVKFQRSGPKVLLIEPNYAYRAITSDPLERRAVEESFAKSVHAGFEIAAEEGGKVLVDLTPFLMQDAVGAVQAITRTKQGAFKFDPARSAMYLPHTKSFPQNTEFETIITLTGDNPGAYLREVVPTPSAVTMHQHHSFVQLPDAGYKPRLFDPRIGYGGIEYFDYATPVSQPIMKRYISRHRLEKKDPSAAVSEAVKPIIYYLDPGTPEPIRSALMEGTAWWNQAFEAAGYKDAFQVKLLPADADPMDVRYNLVQWVHRSTRGWSYGGSIIDPRTGEIIKGKVTLGSLRVRQDYLIAQGLVGDFANAMNPATDPMLQMSLDRLRQLAAHEVGHTLGLPHNYIASTQNRASVMDYPTMVAKVKGAGIDLSDAYAKGIGTYDKWSIRYGYEQFPSGTDEKQALDKIVGDMHKAGLTFLTDQDARPEGSAHPGTHLWDNGANAVDELKRVSEVRKIALANFSATKIPAGAPMATLEEVLVPMYMFHRYQVEAAAKVVGGQAYTNALRGDGQPVMSTVPAQEQKRAIDALLATIDPAFLALPTPILSMIPPRPFRYDPNPREVFKRRTGITFDPMGAPEAAAGMTLQMLLNPERVSRLVVQSAIDPAQVSLETMLEQLLSATWYKADPTDGYQAEVKRLTDKLFLQKLIELANNPEVTSQARAVAVQKLDQLKSKLIAPSANPKSAAHRLFASDQIRRAEGNIADLRPTSAQAPPDGAPIDPGQEWLSPDCDWKP, from the coding sequence ATGAAAAAACGCGTATTTGCTCTTTTTTACCTCTTACTATCGGCTTATAGCCAAATTAATGCCCAGTCGCCCACGAATACGTCTGCCAGTATTGCCACCTTCACATCGGGTATGGAGCGTACTCCTGGTTTCCTGACTTATTATTGGGATGCTAAAAAAGGGAAGATCTGGCTTGAAATCGAAAAATTCGACACCGAATTTCTGTACTATCCAACCCTGGCTCAGGGGGTAGGTTCTAACGACATTGGCCTCGACCGTGGTCGGCTAGGGCAGGAACACATCGTGAAGTTTCAGCGCAGTGGCCCGAAAGTACTGCTTATCGAACCAAACTACGCCTATCGTGCCATTACCAGCGACCCCCTCGAACGTCGGGCAGTGGAAGAGTCGTTTGCCAAGTCGGTTCATGCTGGTTTTGAGATTGCGGCCGAAGAAGGAGGCAAAGTGTTGGTTGATCTGACTCCTTTTCTGATGCAGGATGCGGTTGGCGCTGTGCAGGCCATTACCCGAACCAAGCAGGGAGCCTTCAAATTTGATCCGGCGCGGAGTGCCATGTACCTGCCACATACGAAATCCTTTCCGCAAAACACGGAGTTCGAGACGATCATAACCCTTACGGGCGACAATCCGGGCGCTTACCTGCGTGAGGTTGTGCCTACGCCATCGGCCGTGACCATGCACCAGCACCATTCGTTTGTGCAACTTCCCGACGCAGGTTACAAACCACGTCTGTTCGATCCGCGCATCGGTTACGGTGGTATCGAGTATTTTGACTATGCAACGCCCGTGAGTCAGCCAATTATGAAGCGCTATATTTCGCGGCACCGGCTGGAGAAGAAAGACCCATCGGCAGCCGTTAGCGAGGCTGTTAAACCAATCATTTATTACCTCGATCCTGGTACGCCCGAGCCAATTCGTTCGGCACTGATGGAGGGCACTGCCTGGTGGAATCAGGCGTTTGAAGCGGCCGGTTACAAAGATGCGTTTCAGGTTAAACTGCTTCCTGCGGATGCCGACCCAATGGATGTCCGGTATAATCTGGTTCAGTGGGTTCACCGCTCAACGCGGGGCTGGTCGTATGGCGGGAGTATCATTGATCCACGCACTGGCGAGATCATCAAGGGAAAAGTTACCCTTGGCTCGCTTCGCGTTCGTCAGGATTATCTCATTGCTCAGGGGTTGGTAGGTGACTTTGCCAATGCAATGAATCCTGCTACTGACCCGATGCTTCAGATGTCACTCGACCGATTGCGGCAACTGGCTGCGCATGAAGTTGGCCATACGCTAGGCTTACCCCATAATTACATCGCCAGTACGCAAAACCGGGCGTCGGTTATGGATTACCCAACAATGGTCGCCAAGGTAAAAGGGGCTGGCATCGATCTGTCAGACGCGTATGCCAAAGGAATTGGAACGTACGATAAGTGGAGTATCCGGTATGGCTACGAGCAGTTTCCGAGCGGAACAGACGAGAAACAGGCGCTGGACAAGATCGTGGGCGACATGCACAAGGCAGGTCTGACGTTCCTGACCGATCAGGATGCCCGCCCCGAAGGGTCTGCACACCCCGGCACACACCTGTGGGACAATGGTGCTAATGCCGTCGATGAACTAAAGCGCGTATCGGAGGTTCGAAAAATAGCGCTGGCAAACTTTTCGGCCACGAAAATCCCGGCCGGTGCTCCGATGGCAACGCTCGAAGAAGTACTTGTTCCGATGTATATGTTCCACCGGTATCAGGTAGAAGCCGCTGCGAAAGTAGTAGGTGGCCAGGCGTATACCAATGCCTTGCGTGGTGATGGACAACCCGTTATGTCGACCGTTCCGGCGCAGGAGCAGAAGCGCGCTATCGATGCCTTGCTGGCAACAATCGATCCGGCTTTTCTGGCGCTTCCAACGCCCATCCTGTCGATGATTCCACCCCGTCCATTCCGGTATGATCCTAATCCCCGTGAAGTATTCAAACGCCGGACAGGTATTACATTTGATCCGATGGGCGCGCCCGAAGCTGCGGCTGGTATGACACTTCAGATGCTATTGAACCCCGAGCGCGTTAGTCGTTTAGTCGTGCAGTCTGCTATCGACCCGGCACAGGTTAGTCTGGAGACAATGCTTGAGCAACTGCTTAGTGCTACATGGTATAAAGCTGATCCAACGGATGGTTATCAGGCCGAAGTAAAACGGCTTACAGATAAGTTATTCCTGCAAAAACTAATTGAGCTGGCCAACAATCCGGAAGTCACGTCACAGGCGCGGGCAGTAGCTGTTCAAAAGCTTGATCAATTAAAGAGCAAACTTATCGCACCCAGTGCGAACCCTAAATCAGCTGCCCATCGGTTGTTTGCCAGCGATCAGATTCGCCGGGCTGAAGGTAACATTGCCGATCTGCGCCCAACTAGTGCGCAGGCCCCTCCCGACGGAGCCCCGATCGATCCGGGTCAGGAGTGGCTTTCGCCAGACTGCGACTGGAAGCCATAA
- a CDS encoding TetR/AcrR family transcriptional regulator: MSVIDRRTRQKAEIRQRILDAARQIAREKDWNAVTIRSIADAIDYTPPIVYEHFENKEDVLLNIVKEGHTANRQTFDAILAMELSAEEKIVRLSMVQWTFAREQPEVFRLMHNPERMAQQREMVREGMQEGKQKIESLFRELCSGPENIGEVIFNWFCLMQGYINLIINIQPEQGAKLLERVEDPKMVALFQQPDLLFERAIRRFIRSL, from the coding sequence ATGAGTGTAATAGACCGCAGAACAAGGCAGAAAGCAGAAATCCGGCAACGTATTCTGGATGCAGCCCGGCAAATAGCCCGCGAGAAAGACTGGAATGCTGTAACCATTCGCAGTATTGCCGACGCTATTGACTATACGCCCCCGATTGTATATGAGCATTTCGAAAATAAAGAAGATGTCCTGCTCAACATAGTAAAAGAAGGGCACACGGCCAATCGACAGACGTTTGACGCGATTCTGGCCATGGAATTGAGCGCTGAAGAGAAAATAGTTCGGCTATCGATGGTACAGTGGACATTTGCCCGCGAACAACCGGAAGTATTCCGACTCATGCATAACCCGGAACGAATGGCCCAGCAACGGGAAATGGTTCGGGAAGGCATGCAGGAAGGCAAACAGAAAATAGAAAGTTTATTCCGGGAGCTCTGCTCAGGGCCAGAAAATATCGGTGAAGTGATCTTTAACTGGTTTTGCCTGATGCAGGGTTATATCAATTTGATCATCAACATTCAGCCCGAACAGGGTGCCAAACTGCTTGAGCGAGTGGAAGACCCTAAAATGGTAGCCCTGTTTCAGCAACCAGATTTGCTTTTTGAACGGGCCATTCGCCGGTTTATTCGGAGCCTTTAA